In Zingiber officinale cultivar Zhangliang chromosome 1A, Zo_v1.1, whole genome shotgun sequence, a genomic segment contains:
- the LOC122025645 gene encoding protein DETOXIFICATION 49-like yields MEQIMSLDEPNLNQHLIKPKPWIEKNASPNEAPLLEPRTEVAQLMVEAKRILAIASPMALAGLLLYSRSLVSMIFLGRLGRLPLAGGALAIGFANITGYSVLSGLAMGMEPLCGQAVGARRLALLGPALHRAILLLLAASLPITALWFTMRHILLLCGQDPDIAAAAYDFVLASIPDLLLQSFLHPIRIFLRSQSITLPLTYAAAAVALLHLPLNYALVFYLRFGIRGVALASICTNLIFILLLLLYIYFSGVHRQTAVLDISTDCFKGWGSMLNLAIPSAISVCLEWWWYEIMVLLCGLLLDPKSAVASMGILIQTTSLIYTFPSSLSFGVSTRVANELGAYRPARARRAATVGLACGFILGMLALAFTMVVRHAWAQMFTPDAAIAALTSAVLPMVGACELGNCPQTTGCGVLRGSARPRAGANINLGSFYAVGMPVAVVLAFWAGWDFSGLWFGMLAAQSACVVLMLLVVLRTDWELQAQRAQLLVGGQLEAAATDKAIVVVIVLEDNNS; encoded by the coding sequence ATGGAGCAGATCATGTCACTGGATGAGCCAAATCTCAACCAGCACTTGATAAAGCCGAAGCCATGGATCGAGAAGAACGCCAGCCCAAATGAGGCGCCACTGCTCGAGCCCAGAACGGAGGTGGCCCAGCTGATGGTGGAGGCCAAGCGCATCCTTGCGATCGCCTCGCCCATGGCACTCGCCGGTCTCCTGCTCTACTCCCGCTCCCTCGTCTCCATGATCTTCCTCGGCCGCCTCGGACGCCTCCCTCTAGCCGGCGGTGCACTCGCCATTGGCTTCGCCAACATCACCGGCTACTCCGTCCTCTCTGGCCTCGCCATGGGCATGGAGCCCCTCTGCGGCCAGGCCGTAGGCGCCCGTCGGCTAGCCCTCCTTGGCCCTGCCCTCCATCGcgccatcctcctcctcctcgcggcTTCCCTCCCCATCACCGCCCTCTGGTTCACGATGCGTCATATTCTCCTCCTCTGCGGCCAGGACCCTGACATCGCCGCCGCAGCTTACGACTTCGTTCTCGCTTCCATCCCCGACCTGCTGCTTCAATCCTTCCTCCATCCCATCCGCATCTTCCTTCGTTCACAATCCATCACCCTCCCACTCACCTACGCCGCCGCTGCCGTAGCCCTCCTGCACCTCCCCCTCAACTACGCCCTCGTCTTCTACCTACGCTTCGGCATTCGTGGCGTCGCCCTCGCCTCCATCTGCACCAATCTCATCTtcattctcctcctcctcctctataTCTACTTCTCCGGCGTCCACCGACAAACTGCGGTACTCGATATTTCGACCGATTGTTTCAAGGGATGGGGCTCTATGCTAAATTTGGCGATTCCTAGCGCCATCTCTGTGTGCCTCGAGTGGTGGTGGTATGAAATCATGGTCCTCCTTTGTGGCCTCCTCCTCGACCCTAAATCCGCCGTCGCCTCTATGGGCATTCTCATCCAGACCACCTCTCTCATCTACACTTTCCCATCCTCCCTCAGCTTCGGCGTCTCCACCCGCGTCGCCAATGAGCTCGGCGCCTACCGCCCGGCCCGTGCCCGTCGCGCTGCCACCGTCGGCCTCGCCTGCGGCTTCATTCTAGGGATGCTTGCGCTTGCGTTCACAATGGTCGTTCGGCACGCCTGGGCACAGATGTTCACGCCCGACGCGGCCATAGCTGCGCTCACATCTGCTGTGCTCCCCATGGTTGGGGCTTGCGAACTGGGAAACTGCCCGCAGACCACTGGGTGCGGGGTGCTGCGAGGGAGCGCGAGGCCGCGCGCCGGGGCCAACATAAACCTAGGGTCGTTCTACGCTGTGGGAATGCCGGTGGCGGTTGTGCTAGCGTTCTGGGCTGGGTGGGACTTCTCCGGGCTTTGGTTCGGCATGCTGGCGGCGCAATCCGCGTGCGTCGTGCTGATGTTGCTCGTCGTCCTCCGCACCGACTGGGAGCTGCAGGCACAACGGGCGCAACTGCTTGTCGGCGGACAACTCGAAGCCGCCGCCACCGACAAAGCAATCGTGGTGGTGATAGTGCTGGAAGACAATAACAGTTAG